From the genome of Arthrobacter alpinus, one region includes:
- a CDS encoding MFS transporter, translating to MTEYPPAAAYPPAPTAKQPGTTWQIVAWSLWDWGGAAFNAVMTTFIFTALYLTGDAFGGADHATAVLAFTMSVSGLFIALLAPVAGQRSDHSGRRKLWLGINTVIVAVLTGACFFVQPQESYLLFGCFLIAAGHVFFELAGVNYNAMLLQISTKSTIGKISGFGWAAGYLGGIVALLIVFFALIKPEVAIFGITAADGMSYRAVAVFSALWILVFSIPVLLAIPESKPDPTMPKVGFFQSYRELFRTIVRLAKTQPHTLYFLISSAIFRDGLAAIFTFGAVLAVGSFGFKTGDVLIFAIAGNVVAAIGALSAGYFDDKFGPKAVIVTSLLGLLASGGILLFLDGKTAFWVFGLILCLFVGPAQSSARTFMGRLAPPGHEGELFGLYATTGRAVSFLAPLLFAQSILLFGAQKWGIIGILVVLLAGLVLLVPVKAPPRGGAAA from the coding sequence ATGACTGAGTACCCGCCGGCTGCCGCCTACCCGCCAGCCCCCACGGCCAAACAACCCGGCACCACCTGGCAGATTGTGGCTTGGTCCCTGTGGGACTGGGGCGGTGCCGCTTTTAACGCGGTCATGACCACCTTCATCTTCACCGCGCTCTACCTCACCGGGGACGCCTTTGGCGGGGCGGATCACGCCACGGCTGTTTTGGCTTTCACCATGTCGGTATCCGGGCTGTTCATTGCGCTCCTGGCACCCGTCGCCGGGCAGCGCAGCGACCACAGCGGTCGGCGCAAGCTGTGGCTGGGCATCAACACGGTCATTGTTGCGGTCCTGACCGGCGCCTGCTTCTTTGTCCAGCCCCAGGAGTCCTACCTGCTCTTTGGCTGTTTCCTGATCGCCGCCGGGCACGTGTTCTTTGAGCTGGCCGGCGTGAACTACAACGCCATGCTGTTGCAAATTTCAACGAAGTCCACCATTGGCAAGATCAGCGGTTTCGGCTGGGCTGCAGGCTACCTTGGCGGCATCGTGGCACTGCTGATCGTTTTCTTTGCCCTGATCAAGCCCGAGGTCGCAATCTTTGGGATCACGGCCGCGGATGGCATGAGCTACCGGGCCGTTGCCGTTTTCTCAGCCCTGTGGATCCTGGTGTTTTCCATCCCCGTGCTGCTGGCCATTCCGGAATCCAAGCCGGATCCCACGATGCCCAAGGTGGGCTTCTTCCAGTCCTACCGTGAGCTGTTCCGCACCATTGTGCGGCTGGCAAAAACCCAACCACACACGCTGTACTTCCTGATTTCATCGGCCATTTTTCGTGACGGCCTGGCGGCGATCTTCACCTTCGGGGCCGTCCTGGCTGTGGGCTCCTTCGGTTTCAAAACCGGTGATGTGCTGATCTTTGCCATCGCCGGCAACGTGGTGGCCGCCATCGGCGCCCTGTCCGCAGGGTATTTCGATGACAAGTTTGGGCCCAAGGCCGTCATTGTCACCTCACTTCTGGGCCTGCTGGCCTCCGGAGGGATCCTGCTGTTCCTCGACGGGAAAACAGCGTTCTGGGTCTTTGGACTGATCCTGTGCCTGTTCGTGGGACCGGCCCAGTCCTCGGCCCGCACGTTCATGGGACGCCTGGCGCCCCCAGGTCATGAGGGCGAATTGTTTGGCCTCTACGCGACCACCGGCCGCGCGGTGTCCTTCCTGGCCCCGCTGCTGTTCGCCCAGTCCATCCTGCTCTTCGGAGCCCAAAAATGGGGCATCATCGGCATCTTGGTGGTCCTCCTGGCGGGGCTGGTGCTGCTCGTGCCGGTCAAAGCCCCGCCCCGTGGGGGCGCGGCAGCTTAG
- the dcd gene encoding dCTP deaminase, with translation MLISDRDIRAEIDAKRIVLDPYDPSMVQPSSVDVRMDRFFRLFDNHRYAHIDPSEEQPDLTRLVEVAADEPFILHPGEFVLSSTYETVTLPDNLAARLEGKSSLGRLGLVTHSTAGFIDPGFSGHITLELSNVATLPIKLWPGMKIGQLCFFQLSSPAENPYGTGPYLNRYQGQRGPTASRSFQNFHRTAI, from the coding sequence GTGCTGATCTCAGACCGCGACATTCGAGCCGAAATTGACGCCAAGCGCATTGTCTTGGACCCCTATGACCCCTCCATGGTGCAACCATCTAGTGTTGATGTGCGCATGGACAGGTTCTTTCGACTTTTTGACAACCACCGCTACGCCCACATCGATCCGTCGGAAGAGCAGCCGGACCTGACCCGTCTGGTGGAAGTTGCTGCCGATGAGCCGTTCATCTTGCACCCGGGCGAGTTTGTCTTGAGCTCCACCTACGAGACTGTCACCTTGCCGGACAATCTGGCGGCGCGTCTGGAAGGCAAGTCCTCCCTGGGGCGTCTGGGCCTGGTGACACACTCCACGGCCGGCTTCATCGACCCCGGCTTCTCGGGCCACATCACCTTGGAACTTTCCAATGTGGCCACCCTGCCCATCAAGCTCTGGCCGGGGATGAAGATTGGCCAGCTGTGCTTCTTCCAGCTCTCCTCACCGGCGGAGAACCCGTACGGTACCGGGCCTTACCTCAACCGTTACCAGGGTCAGCGTGGCCCCACGGCGTCGCGGTCTTTCCAGAACTTTCACCGCACCGCCATTTAG
- a CDS encoding cation:proton antiporter regulatory subunit: MNIEETPLPGIGVRRELRLATGRRVGVVTHRDGQTELILSRIDDPDACAASIPLSAEEAAALGSLLGSAQLIAQLAAEQENVSGVTTHQILIRKGSRYAGRPLGDTQMRTRTGTSIVALLRDDDVIGSPRPDEVLHAGDLAVIVGTDEGLAQAALILQSRL; this comes from the coding sequence ATGAATATTGAAGAGACTCCTCTTCCGGGCATTGGTGTCCGCCGGGAATTGCGGCTCGCCACCGGGCGCCGGGTGGGCGTGGTGACCCACCGCGACGGCCAGACAGAGCTGATCCTTTCCCGCATTGATGATCCCGACGCCTGCGCCGCGTCCATCCCGCTCAGTGCCGAGGAAGCCGCGGCGCTGGGTTCGCTTTTGGGTTCCGCCCAGCTCATTGCCCAGCTCGCTGCCGAGCAAGAGAACGTTTCCGGAGTGACCACGCACCAAATCTTGATCCGCAAGGGTTCCCGCTACGCTGGCCGGCCTTTGGGAGACACGCAGATGCGCACCCGCACCGGAACCTCCATCGTGGCTTTGCTTCGCGATGACGATGTCATTGGCTCCCCACGCCCGGACGAAGTCCTGCACGCCGGCGATTTGGCTGTGATCGTCGGCACCGACGAGGGTCTGGCGCAGGCAGCCTTGATTTTGCAGTCCAGGTTGTAA
- a CDS encoding cation:proton antiporter: protein MDPTTLSLIQLGIVFFGLGFLGRLAGRIGMSPVPLYLLGGLAFGEGGFVNLAGIDGFAHIASEIGVILLLLMLGLEYTAKELVTGLRQSWMAGLMDLVLNMLPGVAVALILGWGPVGALVMAGITYISSSGIIAKVLGDLGRLGNRETPVILSILVIEDLAMAAYLPILTAVLSGVSFAGGLSAVGISLAVITAVLVVALRFGHVVSKALDSPDRESFLLKLLGAALLVAGLASALQVSAAVGAFLLGIAISGGTAQSATRVLEPLRDLFAAMFFVLFGLNTDPRTIPPVLGFALALAVVSATTKVFTGWWAAKRQGIAVLGRARAGAALIARGEFSIVIAGLAVASGAVPAQLAALATTYVLIMAVFGPIATRYVEPVVRFFQGKKPQAQEPELSF, encoded by the coding sequence ATGGACCCGACGACGCTCTCCCTCATCCAACTCGGCATAGTCTTTTTCGGGCTCGGGTTTCTGGGACGCCTCGCCGGGCGTATTGGCATGTCCCCGGTTCCGCTATACCTGCTGGGCGGGCTCGCTTTTGGCGAGGGCGGGTTCGTCAACCTGGCCGGGATTGACGGCTTCGCCCACATCGCCAGCGAGATTGGTGTCATCCTCCTGCTGCTTATGCTTGGTTTGGAATATACGGCCAAGGAACTGGTGACGGGCCTGCGCCAGTCGTGGATGGCCGGGCTGATGGACCTGGTCCTGAACATGCTCCCGGGGGTGGCTGTGGCATTGATCCTGGGGTGGGGGCCGGTGGGTGCGCTGGTCATGGCCGGCATCACCTACATCTCCTCCTCGGGCATCATCGCCAAAGTTTTGGGTGACTTGGGCCGGCTGGGTAACCGAGAGACCCCCGTGATCTTATCCATTTTGGTCATCGAAGATTTGGCCATGGCGGCGTACCTGCCCATTCTGACCGCCGTCCTGTCCGGGGTCTCATTCGCGGGCGGGCTGAGCGCAGTTGGCATCTCCCTCGCCGTCATCACGGCGGTCTTGGTGGTGGCCCTGCGTTTTGGACACGTTGTTTCCAAGGCTTTGGACAGCCCCGACAGGGAGTCGTTCCTACTCAAACTACTTGGGGCGGCGCTTTTGGTTGCGGGTCTCGCCTCAGCCCTGCAGGTCTCTGCCGCCGTGGGGGCGTTCTTGTTGGGGATCGCTATTTCCGGTGGTACGGCACAGAGCGCCACCCGCGTCTTGGAGCCGCTGCGGGACCTGTTCGCTGCCATGTTCTTCGTCTTGTTCGGCCTGAACACCGACCCGCGCACCATTCCCCCGGTGCTCGGTTTTGCCTTGGCTCTGGCCGTAGTTTCCGCCACCACCAAGGTCTTCACTGGTTGGTGGGCGGCCAAGCGGCAAGGCATTGCCGTGCTGGGACGTGCACGGGCCGGTGCTGCGCTGATTGCCCGCGGCGAGTTTTCCATTGTCATTGCCGGACTGGCGGTGGCCTCCGGTGCCGTTCCGGCCCAACTGGCCGCCCTGGCCACCACCTATGTGCTGATCATGGCCGTCTTTGGCCCCATCGCGACCCGTTATGTGGAGCCCGTGGTGCGATTTTTTCAGGGCAAAAAGCCGCAGGCCCAGGAACCCGAACTCTCCTTTTAG